Proteins from one Mytilus galloprovincialis chromosome 11, xbMytGall1.hap1.1, whole genome shotgun sequence genomic window:
- the LOC143052456 gene encoding cell adhesion molecule-related/down-regulated by oncogenes-like has product MNCEIDIDDCASNPCQHNGRCIDHLSSYTCSCNVGYTGKHCEMNIECHSNPCQNGGICTDDQTTGHTCHCSGFTGNNCEKEINECASSPCQNSGVCHDYVNQYLCTCKSGYTGQNCDIDIECQSNPCRNGGICTNNQTTGHTCHCPLGFTGNNCEKAPSIMIKPSVSLANVKTVLEGSSVLTILCNAEGIPVPSITWESLEKPSLPQNARQVAHYLVFENVSSIDGGHYVCTANNSVGIDRKVVQVIVKARNEHPHVAPVIHAPSTIQVKYYTEARITCNVTGDPTPNVAWIHNDNPVQSSGNTLVIHSVTNATTGTYTCIATNDAGSSQANILLKVTYDVPKIVSPPVTSVIMAGHAHNFTCIATGHPEPKIIWTYNMFTKHTTDMPSHHLLKHDSVLTLYSVTTQDSGLLTCTAQNEFGEDHMSVSVIVRSPNPVG; this is encoded by the exons TTACACATGCTCGTGTAATGTGGGATATACTGGCAAACATTGCGAAATGA ACATTGAATGTCATAGTAACCCATGTCAGAACGGAGGGATCTGTACAGACGACCAAACTACTGGTCATACGTGTCACTGTTCAGGATTTACTGGAAACAATTGTGAAAAAG AAATCAACGAATGTGCTAGTAGTCCATGTCAGAACTCTGGAGTCTGTCATGATTATGTAAACCAGTATCTTTGTACCTGTAAATCTGGTTATACAGGTCAAAACTGTGATATAg acatagAATGTCAAAGTAATCCATGTCGGAATGGAGGTATCTGTACCAACAACCAAACAACAGGCCATACATGTCACTGTCCACTCGGATTTACTGGAAATAATTGTGAAAAAG CTCCTTCTATTATGATCAAGCCAAGTGTATCCCTTGCTAATGTTAAAACAGTTTTAGAAGGATCTAGTGTTTTGACTATTTTGTGTAATGCAGAAGGAATTCCTGTGCCATCTATAACATGGGAATCTCTCGAA AAACCATCATTACCGCAGAATGCAAGGCAGGTAGCCCATTATCTGGTTTTCGAAAATGTATCATCTATAGATGGTGGACACTACGTGTGTACAGCCAATAATAGCGTCGGTATCGATAGAAAAGTAGTGCAAGTAATTGTGAAAG CTAGAAATGAACACCCTCATGTAGCACCAGTGATACATGCACCGTCAACCATACAAGTAAAATACTACACAGAAGCTAGGATCACGTGTAACGTGACCGGTGACCCAACACCGAACGTAGCATGGATTCACAATGAT AATCCTGTTCAATCATCGGGAAACACGTTGGTGATACACAGTGTGACGAATGCAACTACTggtacttatacatgtatagcaACAAATGACGCAGGTAGCAGTCAGGCTAACATCCTATTGAAAGTGACCTACG ATGTTCCAAAAATCGTCTCCCCTCCTGTAACATCTGTGATAATGGCTGGACATGCGCATAACTTTACTTGTATAGCAACAGGACATCCAGAACCAAAAATTATATGGACATATAACATG TTTACCAAACACACAACAGACATGCCGTCACATCATCTACTTAAACATGACTCCGTTCTTACTTTATACTCTGTGACTACACAAGATTCTGGTCTTCTGACATGTACTGCACAGAATGAATTTGGAGAGGATCACATGTCAGTGTCGGTTATTGTGAGAAGCC CGAATCCAGTTGGTTAA